AGGATCTATTCTACTTCGAGAACTAAAGAAATTGGATGATAAACAACTCTTGGTGGAAGTACAACTAACAGGTGTGTTTTAGATTCAGAAAACAATACTTTTATTCTGAAACAAAACAGTTACTGTTAGATTTATGTGAATAATACTTGTTAATATAATGTTAATATGCTCTTGTAGAGTCGAGAACATACCATGCTCTTGGAAATCTCCAGAAAGCCAGAGCCGCTCTCACATCTGCCCGCACAACTGCAAATTCCATTTATTGTCCACCTAAGATGCAAGCAGCCCTCGACCTTCAATCTGGTAAGTTTTTAAATGTGAATGGTAAATAGAGTTTATTTTAGAATACAAATTTTGTCTTTAAGTGTAATGGAAGGGAACTTAaacattatttaataaagcaaCAAAATGTGAAAGCCTTTTCCAAGTCCAGAGCTTGTACTAGACCAGTCACTAACGCTCATACATTTGGCCAATGAGGTTAATACTAGACTATGTGATAGAAGTAGGTGTGATAGCCTAGCAATCAAAGCGCTAGACCTAATTATACACATCTTGCGTTTGGATCCCATGTTCCCCCTCACCCAGAGTGTAACAAATTGGGTAGACCATGCTGAACTGAGCAGCGCAAATAAGCATTATATCAATAATTAGGCATGGGTGTCCTTGGTTATATACAGTTATTAATAAGTGCAGCCAATATTGAATCATTGAATATACATTTCTATCAAGGGATCTTACATGCTGCAAGTGAAAAAGATTGGAAAACAGCGTATTCATATTTCTACGAAGCATTTGAGGGATACGACTCTATTGAGAGCAAACGTGCAGTGTCAGCTTTAAAATACATGCTTCTTTGCAAGATAATGCTGAAAAGGTACAATTgtattgaaattaatgaaaacgTATATACCAGTAAGCGCCTATACCTTACTAATATATATTGTGTCTCATTTCAGCCCCGAAGATGTACAATCGATCATCAGTGGGAAATTGGCATTGAAATATGCAGGAAGAGAGGTGAGAggagttttattttttcaaaggaGTCATTTACTCGACTTGATTCATCTTAACGAAATGACTCAAGACTCATACTCGACAAACCGTCAGTGGGACTCAACTCAGTTATTGACTCGATTTGAGATTTAGGGACTCCTACCCATCAGTGCCATGATGACCATTATGATGATTTGCCTGAAATTGCAAATGCAGTCCATAGACATCTAAAAGTCCTTTTGTGGATCCCAACGGCCATGGACCCAATGCCCCCAGGGTCGAATCgttgtaaatatttaaatcttaGCTGAGTTATCACACACACTTTCgaatcaaatatattattttaatatcgTATTCTATTAGAAATTGATGAATAAACATTAACATAAAACTGTGTGACATTGAATAATGATTACCATATATTACTTCATTACAGATTGATGCCATGAAAAGCATTGCAAAATCAAGTCATGACCGATCCATCTCAGGATTAAAAGCTGTAAGTTTGATATATTGGCAatagcttatatatatatattaatcaaaACATTTCAATGAGCTGATTCACCACAAAACATTGCTTCTAACAACCTTTGATTGTGAGTCCTCACTGATTTTAAGGACAGCTTTTTtttctccatattggtacacacacttctggagcaccttaACAAGTATTATTATAGTAATGAAGAACTAAACTCCATTATACagtacagcaaatacaaagcttAATTCCTCCCGGTTGGGAGACGTTGTGCTAGGTCGTTGCGTCTACCCTACAATTCTGCCCTGTATTCAACATGTATGTTAATTTCGGTAAAAACATGATGCCAAATTGTAGTCAGTAAAATTTCTCATAATCTATGCAACAGTGGCAAAGTTTAGCaagaaaaattaaatcaaatctTTCGTTTTTTAGTCTCTTAATGATTATGAAAAAGAGTTAAAAGCCGATCCAATAATCTGTGCTCATCTCGATAAATTATACGATCACTTGCTGGAACAAAATCTTCTCAGAATTATCGAACCTTTCTCTAGAGTGCAGGTATGTTGGAGTATATTATACTGGTATATCAATCTATTATATGAAAATGTTCATTCAGATTTGGTCTCGTTATCATTTGTGACTAGTGACCTTCCAACGCTGCGTGAGATCAGCTCTCTTCCGTCATTATTGTCTTTGCGCTGGTGGGAAAATgtagtaaaatataaataattggtATATTTTGGCAGTCGTTAAATATTTAGATTTTGACTTGTTTTTAGAGATGGGCCGAGattcggattcgagtcgaatccacgcatttttcagactcggattcgatttcacGTCCACGTCATTTTTACCGAGTCCTCAGTTCATTTCGTTTTTATCAATTGACGCCTTCGTTGTTTTTCGTCGTttccattgtgacgtcacagattCGGAGAATTTGATTCGAGTCCATGACCTATTACTCGAATTCGTTGAATCCGTGTAATACTAGACCCGTCCCAATCCTACTTGTTTTATAGGTGACCCTGCTTGATAACCATGACTGGTTAATCGCGTCTCCCTTCACGCAAAAAcacattattttttatcctaTCTTACTGTTTGTATACTTCCGTATTTTCGGTATGTGaatactgactgactgactgttTTCAGGTTGCACACATAGCAAGCATCATAAACATCACACTGGTAAGTTTCTCACAcgaatgaatatttttacaaatgatGGTACATCTTTATTTAATCATAATGCAGACTGATACATTCTGCAGTCAAGCTATGATAAAAATAgcatttattgtaaaattttaattcataagtcatattattctattttttttacacaaattattattttcacagAGCATAGTGGAAAAGAAATTATCACAAATGATTCTGGATAAAAAGTTTCATGGTAAACAATTTAGGTTTTTCTGAGTTTAGCACAAATGTAACCTTCCATCACACTTAAGTTTTAAAACAGGCGTATTACCAGTAACTTGGTCTGAAAATGTCTCACCTCTGTCAGACACAATACTACAAAAATAGATTTGTTCTAGCGTATAGCAAAATGAATTACATAGAATAGTCTTCTGTAGTGCTACAGCACTTTAGCATTATGTGTGTGCTGATGAAACTTGTTATTATAAATACTGCCAAGGACCAGTCCAGTTCAGTTACCAGTCTAGATCAAATGAATGAATACATCAAACAGTTTATTGTTGCATGCTGTATACTACCAGAAGTTGTATGAAATATTGTGTAAATTCAATAATACCTTTTGCCTAACCATGCACTGCAATTTTGTGCAGAATATCACGACCTCAAACTGAGCCAGTGTATTGAAATACACTTCCTATACTTATTGCCTCGTTATTGAGCGCTATTCAAAATGTGGGGCCCGATTTGAGTAGAGGTCGGGATGGTAacgaaaaattaggaaaaatattttttatgaaaaaaacaaattcTTCATTACAATTCATCACTTTTCATAATTAGAATTAAAGTAACTTCCACAAAACTTGCCTGTAGTTAAGTAATGCAATTACTGTCTTGTGTCATTGAAACTATGTTTTCTTCGTAGGCAATGTTCCAGTGCATGACCATATAGGTTGCAGTGGCTTAAGGCCAGTCCTACTTATCGCAGAACCGATTGTTAAATCTAACTATGTATacattttgaaaacatttaattttctggtatccatgtttttattttacaattttcataCAAAATCCCATTTTTAATAGGTATCCTGTCACAAGGCGAAGGTGTCCTGATTCTTTTTGACGAACCAGTTGTCGACAAAACTTACGAAACCTCTCTGGAAGTGATAAGCGGAATGTCACTCGTCGTAGATAGTCTCTATCAAAAAGCAAAAAAACTTACATAAAGAAGAAATGCATAAATATTACAGAACTTTAGAAGTCCTCTGCAACTATTCCTTCCTTTTATTTTGAACTTTGAATATTAAGTCAAAAATTCAGTACATTTAAGGATTACCTGAATTGTAACATCAGCAATCTGCCAATTTTGTAGAAATGAAGAAACATTCTTGCAAccaattattttctatttttacaattttggtGCCGTTTCATTTCGCTAGTTGAAATTGCTGCTTTCACATTAATATAGTGGGCAAGTAACAAATCTCATAACCAAGTCTTAGGAATAACGTATAAGTTCTCTTAAAAAAGTTCATAAATTAAGCAATGGAACATTGTTTATACCATCGCTATACTTTATTATGGTGTCACCTAAGTATCGCGATTTTGTAAATAACcttcaaacaaacaaaaaagttctttttgttaaaaaaattcctTTGTGCTACCGTATTTCTGATTTTAAACGTAGTTTAAGATGTTCTCAATGCTATCAAGTTCGATCCAAATGTACAGACTGGTTGTCCTGAAATTTGTTTCATACACGAAGGTCACTAGACAAGCGTATTGTATGATGCCATGTTAATAAaggatttttcaaatataattgtGATGTATGTTGGCTGATTGGAGTAAAAGTGGCTAAATAAATAGGTCTTCtttcggtgctcctgaagtatgcgcaccaagatgtcgcataacctgaaccctaacctggtacacaacctgagttcaggttgtgcgccatcttggtgatATACAAGCTTGGACCATCCAGCTTGTGTTTGTCTGATTAATAGAAGTACGATACTACTTTTCCTGCCTGTTTTTAGAGCACTAATTTTGGTTAGGAAAGGTTGTTTTGAATGCCAATTCTCAAAAGCATTTTAGGTTTGCAAGTATTTTTCCTCACCATGCCCTAATATCCTGGAGAACTGTCCTATTCAGTTCAATGTAAACATGACCACCATGCCTGTATTTATCGGAGCTCTAGAGCGCAAAAGTCTGAATTTCTGATCTTTAATATACATTCAAAAATTTCGGTAttctcgtagtatgtgaaccaagatggcggacaccggaacgtagtatatgtaccaggttaggccataatttcattcaaattttcctAATTTGAGTTCTGTTACAAGTTCGGGaaccagccaagtgactcccgtagtaaaTGTACCTGAAGttatgacctaacctggtacacatactaagttccggtgcccgccaagCAGGCTACCAAATTTCCTACAAAAACTATGAATAACTGTGTCGTCCAAGCATTCCTACAATCGTCTGTTAAAAAAGATTTGCATAAGGAGTTGGGGTCAGATTCTCCAGGCGAGAAGCCGCTGTCTGtatgaacaatttttaaacCCGGGTCTGAAGTCTATTAGATACCCAAGACTACACAGCCCCGACCTTGTCTTGAAATAGGTGAAGTTCTATCAATTTATCTCCTTGACGCTAGTTTTATGAATTGTGCGCTGCATGGCGAAGAAGATCATTTATGGTCTTCACTTCGGAAATGTTATGTCCCCTATGCATACCACGCTGACAAGCCTAACGATCAAGTTCCTGCTAGTGTACAAATACgattttacaacaaaaaattcaatccTTCACTATATTAAGGAAATGGAACAACAAGAACTAAGTTCGTGAAATAGTACATACTAGAAAATCAAAcagtaaaacaaaatattacattaataatcacagaaaattattaattaatgcTAATACAATGTATCTAggataagaaaaaaatattacatttgctCAAGTCTGAAGAATTGAAATGGACACTTATCGCTTACAAATAATATGATAGATAATGGTGGAAACGAGATTATTTgatgtatttatttaatatagatAATGATTGGAAAGCTGTTTGgtatttgcaatattttgaatgttaaAGAAGATAGATACGGTGTTTTGAAAGCCTGTCAAAGCCAGGATTTTTTAATGCTGTTCACTCCAAATAAGACTTTGTACAAGTAAACACTGTTTAGTAAGAAATCTTGGTTGCGAGGGCCATTATTCCCAAAATCGCTGtattaatttcattattatCCATCCAGGGTACGCATGAATATTGTGATTATGCTAAACTGACTGAGAATAGTCATAGACTCATAACAGTACTGAatctttttttgctttttttatacttttactTTTCGAGCCATAAATTATCTAAATATTACAGAGAGTGACGTTAAAACAACAGCAAAAAAAAGAGGATGTTGACAAGAAACGAGTCACCATTTGCCAAATAATTAAAATGCCTTGTGTTAGCTGAAGGAAATAACTCCTACACAACTTATTGCCAGTGAGACTTGATGACTTGTGACCCAACCTGGATTTAGGGACTTTTACCACTGCTTTTTCACAgccataataataaaatatgcaaGATGGGTTATTAGAATTGGGACAAAGCTATACAATCCAGCATACTCAGATTCTTCAACTCTCAGTCTGTCAGAGAATTAGCATTTGTTTAGTTCCAGttcgaaattttatttaaaaatcttcAACCATCGTCTACTTTGAAAAGATTACTGTAATTTCTATAAATAGCCGATTCTGGCTTTCAATACAATATGTTATAAACCATAAATTTTCAGTAAATCATCCAATTCTTTTTGATTGTAATTTGAAGAATCATGACGCTTTGACAACGCCTCAAAAGTGGAACGAAGTGTGCTTTTATCAGAGTCTGATAGAAACATAGCTGCCATAGAAAACCTTTGTgcttttgttaaatttttcatcatttcGAAGGCACGTTGGGGATCATTTTCTTGTTCGAGGTGGTTGAGGGCTACTTTGGCTACGGTAGAAATCACATGGTCATCAATTTTGTTACTTAAAACTCCTGGAAGATCTTTTGGCGTAACTTTATCTAGGATGGCTTTATAAGCGTTGAGATCAGATTTAGAGGTAACGATATTCCATTGCGCCCCAAAATCAAAAGGTGATAGAGTAGTGGTTTTGGATGGTGACGATCTTGTTTGTGGAACCGGCACTTTTTCGT
The genomic region above belongs to Styela clava chromosome 13, kaStyClav1.hap1.2, whole genome shotgun sequence and contains:
- the LOC120332837 gene encoding 26S proteasome non-ATPase regulatory subunit 11-like, translating into MAASMELERAQALTFPDHKSAINAYKDIVKRDVQSTDEEGIKLKEQSILELGSLLQKEGHAEELGWLVKGVRPFLKSISKAKAAKLVRTLVDLFLDMEAGTGLEVQLCKECIEWAKEEKRTFLRQALEARLVALYFDTEQYEDALKLGSILLRELKKLDDKQLLVEVQLTESRTYHALGNLQKARAALTSARTTANSIYCPPKMQAALDLQSGILHAASEKDWKTAYSYFYEAFEGYDSIESKRAVSALKYMLLCKIMLKSPEDVQSIISGKLALKYAGREIDAMKSIAKSSHDRSISGLKASLNDYEKELKADPIICAHLDKLYDHLLEQNLLRIIEPFSRVQVAHIASIINITLSIVEKKLSQMILDKKFHGILSQGEGVLILFDEPVVDKTYETSLEVISGMSLVVDSLYQKAKKLT